The following are encoded in a window of Pseudomonas sp. St316 genomic DNA:
- a CDS encoding TPM domain-containing protein codes for MRVLKFGLVLLLWVFAITAQAELKFPALTGRVVDTAQMLDPSVRGQLDAQLKAHEQATGEQVVVVTLADLQGSSIEDFGYQLGRHWGIGQKDKNNGALLIVARDDRKLRIEVGYGLEDRLTDAQSSVIINQVITPAFKIGNFNKGISDGVAAMLVVLGGSPLDEPTPIYSEGGQEQPDFVERHPVLFIFLALLFILTIVVCQMLGILPAGSGGSSGSSGSGGGGFGGGGGGFSGGGGSFGGGGSSGGW; via the coding sequence ATGCGAGTGTTGAAATTTGGCCTGGTGCTGTTGCTCTGGGTGTTCGCCATCACGGCCCAGGCCGAGCTGAAGTTTCCGGCGTTGACCGGGCGGGTGGTGGACACCGCCCAGATGCTCGACCCGTCGGTGCGCGGGCAACTGGATGCGCAGCTCAAGGCCCATGAACAGGCCACCGGCGAACAGGTAGTGGTGGTCACGCTGGCGGACCTGCAAGGCAGCAGCATCGAAGACTTCGGTTATCAACTGGGGCGCCACTGGGGCATCGGGCAGAAGGATAAAAACAACGGTGCACTGCTGATCGTCGCCCGGGACGACCGTAAACTACGCATCGAGGTGGGCTACGGCCTGGAGGATCGCCTGACCGACGCCCAGAGTTCGGTGATCATCAATCAGGTGATCACCCCGGCCTTCAAGATTGGCAACTTCAACAAAGGCATCAGCGACGGCGTCGCGGCGATGCTGGTGGTGCTGGGCGGCAGCCCTTTGGATGAGCCGACGCCGATCTACAGCGAGGGGGGCCAGGAGCAGCCTGATTTCGTCGAACGTCATCCGGTGTTGTTCATCTTTTTGGCGCTGCTGTTCATCTTGACGATAGTCGTTTGCCAGATGCTCGGTATCCTGCCGGCAGGAAGTGGTGGCTCCAGCGGTTCGAGTGGTTCCGGAGGGGGAGGCTTCGGCGGTGGCGGTGGCGGTTTCAGCGGTGGCGGTGGCAGTTTCGGGGGCGGCGGTTCGTCGGGCGGCTGGTGA
- the bglX gene encoding beta-glucosidase BglX has product MKKLCLLGLFVSLASHSVFADNLPAPIENKDAFISNLMKQMTLEEKIGQLRLISIGPEMPREMIRKEIAAGNIGGTFNSITRDENRPMQDAAMRSRLKIPMFFAYDVIHGHRTIFPIPLALASSWDMDAIYHSGRIAAQEAAADSLDITFAPMVDISRDPRWGRTSEGFGEDTYLVSRIAGVMVKAFQGNGANAADSIMASVKHFALYGAVEGGRDYNTVDMSPLKMYQDYLPPYRAAIDAGAGGVMVALNSINGVPATANTWLMNDLLRKEWGFKGLAVSDHGAIFELIKHGVAKDGREAAKLAIKAGIDMSMNDSLYGKELPGLLKAGEIEQSDIDNAVREVLAAKYDMGLFKDPYLRIGKAEDDPADTYAESRLHRADARDVARRSLVLLENRNQTLPLKKTAKIALVGPLAKAPIDMMGSWAAAGRPAQSVTLFDGMTRALGADSKLVYARGANITGDKKVLDYLNFLNFDAPEVVDDPRTAQVLIDEAVQAAKDADVVVAAVGESRGMSHESSSRTDLNIPASQRELIKALKATGKPLVLVLMNGRPLALLDEKQQADAILETWFSGTEGGNAIADVLFGDYNPSGKLPITFPRSVGQIPTYYNHLSIGRPFTPGKPGNYTSQYFDDTTGPLYPFGYGLSYTEFSLSDMALSSTTLNKTGKLDASVTVENTGKRDGETVVQLYIQDVTGSIIRPVKELKNFRKVMLKAGEKKVIHFTISEDDLKFYNAQLTYAAEPGKFNVQIGLDSQDVKQQSFELL; this is encoded by the coding sequence ATGAAGAAGCTGTGTTTGCTGGGCCTGTTTGTCAGTCTGGCCAGTCACTCCGTATTTGCCGACAACCTGCCAGCCCCCATAGAGAACAAGGACGCCTTCATCAGCAACCTGATGAAGCAGATGACCCTCGAAGAGAAGATCGGCCAATTGCGCCTGATCAGCATCGGCCCGGAAATGCCCCGGGAGATGATTCGCAAGGAAATCGCCGCCGGCAACATCGGTGGCACGTTCAACTCCATCACGCGCGATGAAAACCGTCCGATGCAAGACGCGGCCATGCGCAGCCGGTTGAAGATCCCGATGTTCTTCGCCTATGACGTGATCCACGGCCATCGCACGATTTTCCCGATCCCCCTGGCCCTGGCCTCGAGCTGGGACATGGACGCGATCTACCACTCCGGCCGCATCGCCGCCCAGGAAGCCGCGGCCGACAGCCTGGACATCACCTTCGCGCCGATGGTCGATATTTCCCGCGACCCGCGCTGGGGCCGTACCTCCGAAGGTTTCGGCGAGGACACCTACCTGGTGTCGCGCATCGCCGGGGTGATGGTCAAGGCATTCCAGGGCAACGGCGCCAACGCGGCCGACAGCATCATGGCCAGCGTCAAGCACTTCGCCCTGTACGGTGCGGTGGAAGGCGGCCGGGACTACAACACCGTGGACATGAGTCCGCTGAAAATGTACCAGGACTACCTGCCACCCTACCGCGCCGCCATCGACGCAGGCGCCGGTGGGGTGATGGTCGCGCTGAACTCCATCAACGGCGTGCCGGCGACCGCCAACACCTGGCTGATGAACGACCTGCTGCGCAAGGAATGGGGTTTCAAGGGCCTGGCGGTCAGTGACCACGGCGCCATTTTCGAACTGATCAAGCACGGCGTCGCCAAGGACGGTCGCGAAGCGGCGAAGCTGGCGATCAAGGCCGGCATTGACATGAGCATGAACGACTCGCTCTATGGCAAGGAACTGCCAGGGCTGCTCAAGGCCGGTGAAATCGAGCAGAGCGACATCGACAACGCCGTGCGCGAAGTGCTCGCGGCCAAATACGACATGGGCCTGTTCAAGGATCCGTACCTGCGCATCGGCAAGGCCGAGGATGACCCGGCCGACACCTACGCCGAAAGCCGCCTGCACCGCGCGGACGCCCGTGACGTGGCGCGCCGCAGCCTGGTCCTGCTGGAAAACCGCAATCAGACCCTGCCCCTGAAGAAGACCGCGAAAATCGCCCTGGTCGGCCCGTTGGCCAAGGCACCGATCGACATGATGGGCAGTTGGGCCGCAGCCGGCCGGCCTGCGCAATCGGTCACCCTGTTCGACGGCATGACCCGCGCCCTGGGCGCTGACTCGAAGCTGGTCTACGCCCGTGGCGCCAACATCACCGGCGACAAAAAGGTGCTCGACTACCTGAACTTCCTCAACTTCGATGCCCCGGAAGTGGTGGACGACCCGCGCACGGCCCAGGTGCTGATCGACGAAGCGGTACAAGCCGCCAAGGATGCCGATGTGGTGGTGGCCGCCGTAGGCGAGTCCCGTGGCATGTCCCATGAATCGTCGAGCCGTACCGACCTGAACATCCCGGCCAGCCAACGCGAGCTGATCAAGGCCCTGAAGGCCACCGGCAAGCCGCTGGTGCTGGTGCTGATGAATGGCCGTCCGCTGGCGTTGCTGGACGAGAAGCAGCAGGCCGATGCGATCCTGGAAACCTGGTTCAGCGGCACCGAAGGCGGCAACGCCATCGCTGATGTGCTGTTCGGTGACTACAACCCGTCGGGCAAACTGCCGATCACCTTCCCACGCTCGGTGGGGCAGATTCCAACCTACTACAACCACCTGAGCATCGGCCGGCCATTCACGCCAGGCAAACCGGGCAACTACACCTCGCAGTACTTCGATGACACCACCGGCCCGCTCTATCCGTTCGGCTACGGCTTGAGCTACACCGAGTTCAGCCTGTCGGACATGGCCCTGTCGTCGACCACGCTGAACAAGACCGGCAAGCTCGATGCCAGCGTGACGGTGGAAAACACCGGCAAGCGTGACGGCGAAACCGTGGTGCAACTGTACATCCAGGACGTGACCGGCTCGATCATTCGCCCGGTGAAGGAACTGAAGAACTTCCGCAAGGTGATGCTCAAGGCCGGCGAGAAGAAAGTCATTCACTTCACCATCAGCGAAGACGACCTGAAGTTCTACAACGCCCAACTCACGTACGCGGCTGAACCGGGCAAGTTCAACGTGCAGATCGGCCTGGATTCCCAGGACGTGAAGCAGCAGAGTTTCGAGTTGCTCTGA
- a CDS encoding SAM-dependent methyltransferase has translation MSVTATPARPAPDHHAQFVELLHTSLAQNAFIKLVLAKYVGDETDLQRLIVKQLMVKDQPCLSFVYRYKTRDITKNFPLAEGVQTIAALLPASFKNAHLLAVTDEAQLEYSKKGKSSLFKSKPQQLREVPSAEHNREKNRFLDLGRPFLADLGVTNHKHELVPAMSRKWKQINKFIEVFSHALTSSPLALDKPVRVSDFGSGKGYLTFAIHDYLRNTLQAEGVVTGVELREDMVKLCNEAAARLEHPGLSFQHGDVRSVAPSAVDVMIALHACDIATDYAIHMGIRSGASIIMCSPCCHKQIRLQIQSPALLKPMLQYGLHLGQQAEMVTDSLRALFLEACGYETKVFEFISLDHTNKNKMILAVKRAEPSDPTELLARIQELKAFYHITEHCLETLLRADGYLA, from the coding sequence ATGTCCGTCACCGCCACCCCCGCCCGTCCCGCGCCGGATCACCACGCCCAGTTCGTCGAGCTGCTGCACACCAGCCTTGCGCAAAACGCGTTCATCAAACTGGTGCTGGCCAAGTACGTGGGTGACGAAACGGACCTCCAGCGGTTGATCGTCAAGCAACTGATGGTCAAGGACCAGCCGTGCCTGTCCTTCGTTTACCGCTACAAGACCCGCGACATCACCAAGAATTTCCCGCTGGCCGAAGGGGTGCAAACCATTGCTGCGCTGTTACCGGCATCGTTCAAGAACGCGCATTTGTTGGCGGTCACCGACGAGGCGCAGCTGGAGTACAGTAAAAAGGGCAAGAGCTCGCTGTTCAAGAGCAAGCCCCAGCAACTGCGGGAAGTGCCGTCTGCCGAGCACAACCGTGAGAAAAACCGCTTCCTCGACCTGGGCCGGCCATTTTTAGCCGACCTGGGCGTGACCAACCACAAGCATGAGCTGGTCCCGGCGATGTCGCGCAAGTGGAAGCAGATCAACAAGTTCATCGAAGTCTTCAGCCATGCGCTGACGTCCTCGCCGCTGGCCCTGGACAAACCGGTGCGGGTCTCGGATTTCGGTTCGGGCAAGGGTTACCTGACCTTTGCCATCCATGATTACTTGCGCAACACCTTGCAGGCCGAAGGCGTGGTAACTGGCGTGGAGTTGCGCGAAGACATGGTCAAGCTGTGCAACGAGGCGGCGGCGCGCCTGGAACACCCGGGCTTGAGCTTCCAGCACGGCGACGTGCGCAGCGTGGCGCCGAGTGCGGTGGACGTGATGATCGCCTTGCACGCCTGCGACATCGCCACCGACTACGCGATCCACATGGGCATTCGCTCGGGCGCCTCGATCATCATGTGCTCGCCGTGCTGCCACAAGCAGATCCGCCTGCAGATCCAGAGCCCGGCCTTGCTCAAGCCGATGCTGCAATACGGCCTGCACCTGGGCCAGCAGGCGGAAATGGTCACCGACAGTTTGCGGGCGCTGTTCCTGGAGGCCTGCGGCTACGAAACCAAGGTCTTCGAGTTCATCTCCCTGGACCACACCAACAAGAACAAGATGATCCTGGCCGTCAAACGCGCTGAACCTTCGGACCCCACCGAGCTGCTGGCCAGGATCCAGGAACTCAAGGCCTTCTACCACATCACCGAGCACTGCCTGGAAACGCTGTTGCGGGCTGACGGTTATCTCGCCTGA
- a CDS encoding YegP family protein — protein sequence MSGWYEISKSSSGQFRFVLKAANAETILTSELYTTRSSVDGGIASVQKNSPLAERYELKHTKDGHPYFNLKAANHEVIGSSEAYSSDAARDKGIASVKANGPTTVIKDKTVAAL from the coding sequence ATGTCCGGATGGTACGAAATCAGCAAAAGCAGCAGCGGCCAGTTTCGGTTTGTGCTCAAAGCGGCCAACGCCGAGACAATCTTGACCAGTGAGCTGTACACCACCCGCAGCAGTGTCGATGGTGGCATTGCTTCGGTGCAGAAAAACAGTCCGTTGGCCGAGCGCTATGAACTCAAGCACACCAAGGACGGCCATCCGTACTTCAACCTCAAGGCGGCCAACCATGAAGTGATTGGCAGCAGTGAAGCTTATTCATCGGACGCGGCCCGGGACAAAGGCATTGCCAGCGTCAAGGCCAACGGACCGACGACGGTCATCAAGGACAAGACCGTGGCTGCGCTCTGA
- a CDS encoding LemA family protein: MNPRLNHLRSLPILALMLLTTLLAGCGINNIPTLDEQAKAAWGQVQNQYQRRADLIPNLVETVKGYAQHEQETLTAVIEARAKATSIQVDASTLDNPEKLKQFQQAQDQLSGALSRLMVVSERYPDLKANQNFLALQSQLEGTENRIAVARRDFILAVQKYNTEIRTFPGRLWHSVMYSDLPIRETFEATSPNAEKAPEVKF, from the coding sequence ATGAATCCACGACTGAACCACCTACGCAGCCTGCCGATACTGGCCCTGATGCTGCTCACCACACTGCTGGCCGGTTGCGGCATCAATAACATCCCGACCCTGGACGAACAGGCCAAGGCCGCCTGGGGCCAGGTGCAGAACCAGTACCAGCGCCGCGCCGACCTGATTCCCAACCTGGTGGAAACCGTCAAGGGCTACGCCCAGCACGAGCAGGAAACCCTGACCGCAGTGATTGAAGCGCGGGCCAAGGCGACGTCGATCCAGGTCGACGCCAGCACCCTGGACAACCCGGAAAAACTCAAGCAGTTCCAGCAGGCCCAGGACCAGTTGAGCGGCGCGTTGAGCCGGCTGATGGTGGTATCCGAGCGTTATCCGGACCTCAAGGCCAACCAGAATTTCCTGGCCTTGCAATCGCAACTCGAAGGCACCGAGAACCGCATCGCCGTGGCCCGTCGTGACTTCATCCTGGCGGTGCAGAAGTACAACACCGAGATCCGCACGTTCCCGGGACGCCTGTGGCACAGCGTGATGTATAGCGACTTGCCGATCCGCGAAACGTTCGAGGCCACCAGCCCCAATGCCGAGAAAGCCCCTGAAGTGAAGTTCTAG
- the yiaY gene encoding L-threonine dehydrogenase, producing the protein MSSTFFIPAVNIMGLGCLDEAMTAIRNYGFRKALIVTDAGLAKAGVATKVAELLALQDIDSVVFDGAKPNPSIANVELGLGLLKESQCDFVVSLGGGSPHDCAKGIALCATNGGQIRDYEGVDRSSKPQLPLIAINTTAGTASEMTRFCIITDETRHVKMAIVDRNVTPLMSVNDPALMVAMPKGLTAATGMDALTHAIEAYVSTAATPITDACALKAITLISNNLRLAVRDGHDLTARENMAYAQFLAGMAFNNASLGFVHAMAHQLGGFYDLPHGVCNAVLLPHVQSFNASVCAARLTDVAHAMGADTRGFSPEEGARNAIAAIRSLAHDVDIPAGLRDLGVRLNDVPVLAANALKDACGLTNPRAADQRQIEEIFRSAF; encoded by the coding sequence ATGAGCAGCACTTTTTTCATTCCCGCCGTGAACATCATGGGGCTGGGCTGCCTCGATGAAGCGATGACTGCCATTCGCAACTACGGCTTTCGCAAGGCACTGATCGTCACCGACGCGGGGCTGGCCAAGGCCGGCGTCGCTACCAAGGTGGCTGAGTTGCTGGCGCTCCAGGATATCGATTCGGTGGTTTTCGACGGTGCCAAGCCCAACCCAAGCATCGCCAATGTCGAGCTCGGGCTGGGGCTGTTGAAGGAGAGCCAGTGTGATTTCGTCGTGTCGCTGGGAGGCGGTTCGCCCCACGATTGCGCCAAGGGCATTGCCCTGTGTGCCACCAACGGTGGGCAGATTCGCGACTATGAAGGCGTCGACCGTTCGAGCAAGCCGCAGTTGCCGCTGATCGCCATCAACACCACGGCAGGCACCGCCAGTGAAATGACCCGTTTTTGCATAATTACCGACGAGACGCGCCACGTGAAAATGGCCATTGTCGATCGCAACGTGACCCCATTGATGTCGGTCAATGATCCGGCGCTGATGGTGGCGATGCCCAAGGGCCTGACGGCCGCCACGGGCATGGATGCGCTGACCCACGCGATCGAGGCCTATGTCTCCACCGCCGCCACGCCGATTACCGATGCCTGCGCCCTGAAGGCCATCACCCTGATCAGCAACAACCTGCGCCTGGCCGTGCGTGACGGCCATGACCTGACCGCGCGGGAGAACATGGCCTACGCGCAGTTTCTCGCGGGGATGGCGTTCAACAATGCGTCGTTGGGTTTCGTCCACGCGATGGCGCATCAACTGGGTGGTTTTTACGACTTGCCTCACGGGGTGTGCAACGCGGTGCTATTGCCTCATGTGCAGAGTTTCAACGCCTCGGTATGCGCGGCTCGCCTGACCGACGTGGCCCATGCCATGGGCGCCGATACACGTGGCTTCAGCCCGGAAGAGGGGGCCCGGAATGCCATCGCGGCGATTCGCAGCCTGGCCCATGACGTGGACATCCCGGCCGGTTTGCGTGACCTGGGCGTACGCCTCAACGACGTACCGGTGCTGGCTGCCAACGCCTTGAAAGACGCCTGCGGCCTGACCAACCCACGGGCGGCGGACCAGCGGCAGATCGAAGAGATTTTCCGCAGCGCGTTCTAA
- a CDS encoding DJ-1/PfpI family protein, with protein MAAKKILMLVGDYVEDYEVMVPFQALQMIGHTVHAVCPDKAAGQTVRTAIHDFEGDQTYSEKPGHLFALNHDFANVQAADYDALLVPGGRAPEYLRLNETVLQLVRDFDLAGKPIAAVCHGAQLLAAAGILEGRECSAYPACAPEVRLAGGTYIDIPVTQGHVQGNLATAPAWPAHPSWLAGFLTLLGTAITL; from the coding sequence ATGGCCGCCAAGAAAATCCTGATGCTGGTCGGCGATTACGTCGAAGATTATGAAGTCATGGTGCCGTTCCAGGCCTTGCAGATGATCGGCCACACCGTGCACGCCGTGTGCCCGGACAAAGCCGCGGGGCAGACGGTGCGCACGGCGATCCACGATTTCGAAGGCGACCAGACCTACAGTGAAAAACCGGGGCACTTGTTTGCCCTCAACCATGACTTCGCCAACGTCCAGGCCGCCGACTACGACGCGTTGCTGGTGCCGGGTGGGCGAGCGCCGGAATACCTGCGCCTGAATGAAACCGTCCTGCAACTGGTGCGCGATTTCGATCTGGCGGGCAAGCCGATTGCCGCAGTGTGCCACGGTGCGCAATTGCTGGCGGCGGCGGGTATTCTCGAAGGGCGTGAATGCAGTGCCTACCCGGCGTGTGCTCCGGAGGTCCGGCTGGCGGGCGGGACTTATATCGACATTCCCGTGACCCAAGGCCATGTCCAGGGCAACCTCGCAACCGCACCGGCCTGGCCTGCGCACCCGAGCTGGCTGGCGGGTTTCCTGACGCTGCTGGGCACGGCCATTACCTTGTAA
- a CDS encoding TPM domain-containing protein produces the protein MALLTEHEQRKVAEAIARVERDTDAELVTVLAARADDYAYIPLLWASLLALVVPGVVHYLTGWLALHSLLLVQWVSFIVLCLVLRIPRVTTHLIPRSVRHWRASNLARRQFLEQNLHHTVGSTGMLIFVCEAERYVEILVDEGISKRLDNKNWDAIVATFTQQVRQGRTLEGFVTCIEACGELLKEHVPVTQERNELPNRLVVLG, from the coding sequence ATGGCATTACTGACTGAACACGAACAACGCAAGGTCGCCGAGGCCATCGCCCGGGTCGAGCGCGATACCGACGCCGAGCTGGTCACGGTGCTGGCCGCTCGCGCCGACGACTACGCCTACATCCCACTGCTCTGGGCCAGCCTGCTGGCCCTGGTGGTGCCTGGCGTGGTCCACTACCTCACCGGTTGGCTGGCCCTGCACAGCCTGTTGCTGGTGCAATGGGTCAGTTTCATCGTGCTGTGCCTGGTGTTGCGCATTCCCCGAGTCACCACGCACCTGATCCCCCGATCCGTACGTCACTGGCGGGCCTCCAACCTGGCGCGCCGGCAATTTCTCGAGCAGAACCTGCACCACACCGTGGGCAGCACGGGGATGCTGATCTTTGTCTGCGAGGCTGAGCGGTACGTGGAAATCCTGGTGGACGAAGGCATTTCCAAGCGCCTGGACAACAAGAACTGGGACGCCATTGTCGCGACGTTCACCCAACAGGTCCGCCAGGGGCGGACGCTGGAGGGCTTTGTGACCTGCATCGAAGCCTGCGGCGAATTGCTCAAGGAGCACGTGCCGGTGACCCAGGAGCGCAATGAGCTGCCGAATCGGTTGGTGGTGCTGGGCTGA
- a CDS encoding DUF4917 family protein has product MTDFQEYDTRLEDWEALRADTAFSGLLVGNGASRAVWDDFGYDSLFENARTVEEKPLSPSELSVFDAMQTRSFEQVLAALKTTSRVNKALAVSSAAPRNRYYAIKEALINTVHAVHIPWRLVQPSTLATLNQELSRYRTVFTTNYDLLNYWAIQQAPETISDLFFGDDHSFDLSQATTDKPRLLYLHGGLHLVRNQDGTARKLTSTEGTLLGSFAINNTIKTLDDVPLFVNEGPSQDKLKTIRSSDYLSFCYDQLLQHGDNLCLFGHALGEQDNHIVQALRLAAPKTVAISIYPRSQAFIQHQKRHYAKVFQGLEVQLRFFDAKSHPLGDPKLSVPVEV; this is encoded by the coding sequence ATGACCGATTTCCAGGAATACGACACCCGGCTCGAAGACTGGGAAGCCCTGCGCGCCGATACCGCCTTCAGCGGCCTGCTGGTGGGCAACGGCGCCAGCCGAGCGGTGTGGGATGATTTCGGCTATGACTCGCTGTTCGAAAATGCCCGCACTGTCGAGGAGAAACCCCTGAGCCCGTCGGAGCTGAGCGTGTTCGATGCGATGCAGACGCGCAGTTTCGAACAGGTGCTCGCTGCACTGAAAACCACCAGTCGGGTCAACAAGGCCCTGGCCGTCAGCTCCGCCGCGCCGCGCAATCGCTATTACGCGATCAAGGAAGCGCTGATCAACACCGTGCATGCGGTGCACATCCCATGGCGCCTGGTGCAACCCTCGACCCTGGCGACGCTCAACCAGGAGCTGAGTCGCTACCGCACGGTGTTCACCACCAACTACGACCTGCTCAACTACTGGGCAATCCAGCAGGCGCCCGAGACCATCAGCGACCTGTTCTTCGGCGATGACCACAGTTTCGACCTGAGCCAGGCGACCACCGACAAACCACGCCTGTTGTACCTGCACGGCGGCCTGCACCTGGTGCGCAACCAGGACGGCACGGCGCGCAAGCTCACGTCCACCGAAGGTACCTTGCTGGGCAGTTTCGCCATCAACAACACGATCAAGACCCTCGACGACGTACCGTTGTTCGTCAATGAAGGCCCGAGCCAGGACAAGCTCAAGACCATCCGCAGCAGCGATTACCTGTCGTTCTGCTACGACCAGTTGCTGCAGCACGGCGACAACTTGTGCCTGTTCGGCCATGCCTTGGGCGAGCAGGACAACCACATCGTGCAAGCCCTGCGCCTGGCCGCACCGAAAACCGTGGCGATTTCGATCTATCCCCGTAGTCAGGCGTTCATCCAGCATCAGAAGCGGCACTACGCCAAGGTGTTCCAGGGGCTGGAGGTGCAATTGCGCTTCTTCGACGCGAAGAGCCACCCGCTGGGCGATCCGAAGTTGTCGGTGCCAGTGGAGGTTTAA
- a CDS encoding MFS transporter, giving the protein MKTRTTLIVTCTTVFLAQLGMSIYLPALPDIARDLGADASRVSWGLSVYLIGMALPMLLWGSLSQRLGRKPVLLAALGLYGLANLALPLGTTVEAFLTLRLIQGIGASGISVMARVLIRDSFSGDLLAKALSWISIAFVIALGIGQYLGSLIQAAFGWEAIFHGLGAVSLAMAAAVSRARFPVLVQADNGQSAWGIYGQILRQRAFLLPALAGGLGYGVIVAFNTAAPLILQESFHWSPIEYGLLGWPVSAAYLFGALAVNAFVLRTGQRRMMGWGIALVLGGSATMLAGSLTLDNIALLFWLPYCFAVFGQSLIYPVSLSLANEGSPVAGAYAMALSGFLHQLMASVIGAMASLLLSQQAWPLAALCALLGMAAMLCVRSVPPRVA; this is encoded by the coding sequence ATGAAGACCCGTACAACCCTGATCGTCACCTGCACCACCGTTTTCCTGGCCCAACTGGGCATGAGCATCTACTTGCCGGCCCTGCCCGATATCGCTCGGGACCTGGGCGCCGATGCGTCCCGGGTTTCCTGGGGCTTGTCGGTGTACCTGATCGGCATGGCACTGCCCATGTTGCTGTGGGGCAGCCTGAGCCAGCGGCTGGGGCGCAAGCCGGTCTTGCTGGCGGCCTTGGGGTTGTACGGTTTGGCCAACCTGGCCCTGCCGCTGGGCACAACCGTGGAGGCGTTCCTGACGCTCAGGTTGATCCAGGGCATCGGCGCCAGCGGCATTTCGGTGATGGCGCGAGTACTGATTCGGGACAGTTTCAGCGGCGACCTGTTGGCCAAGGCCCTGTCCTGGATATCGATCGCCTTTGTGATTGCCCTCGGTATCGGCCAGTACCTGGGCTCGCTGATCCAGGCCGCTTTTGGGTGGGAGGCGATTTTCCATGGCTTGGGTGCCGTCAGCCTGGCCATGGCAGCGGCGGTGTCCCGGGCCAGGTTCCCGGTGCTGGTGCAAGCCGACAACGGGCAATCGGCGTGGGGCATCTATGGGCAGATCCTGCGCCAACGCGCGTTCCTGCTGCCGGCCTTGGCCGGTGGGCTGGGTTACGGCGTGATCGTCGCCTTCAACACCGCCGCGCCGCTGATCCTGCAGGAGAGCTTCCACTGGTCGCCCATTGAATACGGCCTGTTGGGCTGGCCGGTCAGTGCGGCCTATTTGTTCGGCGCGCTGGCGGTGAACGCTTTTGTACTGCGCACCGGCCAACGGCGAATGATGGGTTGGGGCATCGCGCTGGTGCTGGGCGGCAGCGCGACCATGCTGGCAGGCAGCCTTACCCTGGACAACATCGCGCTGCTCTTCTGGCTACCGTATTGCTTCGCGGTGTTTGGCCAATCGTTGATCTACCCCGTCAGCCTGTCCCTGGCCAACGAAGGCTCACCGGTCGCCGGCGCATACGCCATGGCGTTGAGCGGGTTCCTGCATCAACTGATGGCCTCGGTGATCGGCGCCATGGCCAGCCTGTTGTTGAGCCAACAGGCTTGGCCGTTGGCAGCGTTGTGCGCGCTGCTGGGGATGGCGGCGATGCTCTGCGTGAGGTCCGTACCGCCCCGGGTCGCTTAG